In the Quercus lobata isolate SW786 chromosome 5, ValleyOak3.0 Primary Assembly, whole genome shotgun sequence genome, one interval contains:
- the LOC115989477 gene encoding probable inactive purple acid phosphatase 16, which yields MTILSFTFFSLFILTVGSDYKVVGLTTTTRASGERYVQMRAGAPFKIALFADLHYGEATSTDRGPLKDVNSTRVMNTVLDDETLDFLIYLGYVITANNLPIANASLYWDQAISPTKSRGILFASVFGNHDDEPFEWPKAWFPAPGIPLLICPAVNSTHSGEEACSFRGTKRIELMKHEIEHNVPSYSSNGPKALWPSISNYVIQVSSSDDPKSPVVYLYFLDSGGGSYPQVISNAQAEWFQNKSEEINPNSSVPELIFWHIPSQASNKVAPQFGIHKPCVGSINKENVSSQAAELVIMELLVKRPSVEAIFVGHNHGLDWCCPYEKLWLCFARHTGYGGYGDWPREARIIEITQQPFSFRTWIRMEDI from the exons ATGACTATCTTATCCTTtaccttcttctctctcttcatccTGACCGTCGGATCAGATTACAAAGTGGTCGgcttaacaacaacaacaagggCCTCAGGTGAGAGGTATGTTCAGATGCGGGCGGGTGCACCGTTCAAGATAGCGCTGTTTGCTGACCTGCATTATGGGGAGGCCACGTCTACCGACCGGGGTCCACTCAAGGACGTGAACTCAACAAGAGTTATGAACACTGTACTTGATGATGAAACTCTAG ATTTTCTTATATACCTTGGATATGTAATTACGGCCAACAATTTACCAATTGCAAATGCCAGCTTGTACTGGGATCAGGCAATCTCTCCAACAAAATCCAGAGGTATTCTGTTTGCCAGTGTGTTTGGAAACCATGACGATGAACCATTTGAATGGCCGAAGGCTTGGTTTCCAGCCCCTGGAATTCCTCTACTTATTTGCCCAGCAGTCAACTCAACACATTCAG GAGAAGAAGCATGTAGCTTCAGAGGCACAAAGCGTATTGAGCTGATGAAACATGAGATTGAGCATAATGTGCCATCTTATTCTAGCAATGGTCCTAAAGCGCTTTGGCCAAGTATATCCAACTATGTTATCCAAGTCTCATCATCAGATGATCCAAAGTCACCCGTAGTATACCTGTACTTTTTAGATTCTGGTGGCGGATCCTATCCACAAGTTATCTCAAATGCTCAAGCAGAATGGTTCCAGAACAAATCTGAAGAGATCAACCCTAACTCAAG TGTGCCCGAGCTAATATTCTGGCATATCCCAAGTCAAGCATCTAATAAAGTTGCTCCACAGTTTGGAATTCACAAGCCCTGTGTAGGCTcaattaacaaagaaaatgtTTCTTCTCAAGCAGCTGAATTGGTTATCATGGAACTTCTTGTTAAAAGGCCTTCTGTCGAG GCAATATTTGTTGGACATAACCATGGATTGGATTGGTGCTGCCCCTATGAGAAACTCTGGCTCTGTTTTGCTAGGCATACTGGTTATGGTGGCTATGGAGACTGGCCTAGAGAAGCTAGAATTATAGAAATCACTCAGCAGCCTTTCTCCTTTAGAACTTGGATAAGGATGGAGGACATATAG